One Nicotiana sylvestris chromosome 12, ASM39365v2, whole genome shotgun sequence genomic window carries:
- the LOC138884040 gene encoding vinorine synthase-like, which translates to MQRRWVPFYKAFAHYNYQFEDIHRKPDIHKCFLPSSVEEGSLMPDSALYPLLVQVTVFECGGMAIGIRASHKITDCATLCTLINAWSVTARDRADDCVVTEFVAAAESLPPPIPYVQPKSNKLEPIKVFFDRQRVAKIFAFDASTIASLKAKAVSDFVQMPTRVAGNVPRLLQGPTEGYLNWGTT; encoded by the coding sequence ATGCAACGACGATGGGTACCTTTCTACAAGGCTTTTGCTCATTATAATTATCAGTTTGAAGATATTCATAGAAAGCCTGATATCCATAAATGTTTCCTTCCCAGTAGTGTTGAAGAGGGATCATTGATGCCTGATTCAGCCTTATATCCTCTGCTTGTTCAAGTCACTGTTTTTGAGTGTGGAGGTATGGCTATTGGTATACGTGCTTCTCACAAAATTACTGATTGTGCCACATTGTGCACACTCATCAATGCCTGGTCAGTTACTGCTCGAGATAGAGCCGACGATTGTGTGGTCACGGAATTTGTTGCAGCTGCAGAATCCTTGCCACCACCTATTCCCTACGTTCAACCCAAGTCTAATAAGTTAGAACCAATCAAAGTCTTCTTCGATAGGCAACGTGTTGCTAAAATTTTTGCCTTTGATGCTTCTACTATAGCATCGCTCAAGGCTAAGGCTGTCAGTGATTTTGTACAAATGCCTACTCGCGTTGCTGGAAATGTGCCACGGTTGCTTCAGGGTCCGACAGAAGGTTATCTAAATTGGGGCACAACGTAA